Proteins encoded together in one bacterium window:
- a CDS encoding prepilin-type N-terminal cleavage/methylation domain-containing protein, whose amino-acid sequence MALEIFKKINNEKGISLVELVVAVSVFSMVITAASGIFINALKAQKTIVAKQNVADNLRYIMEFMVKEMRMAQTDTVNPDLTFNDGAATPVTVKNGRFTKISFKNMSSSSIVYDFDSVNSKILRNDFGGTGGAQAISSDEVLITDLKFMVNNWNLTTGPAAAAPFITIWIKAKAKSGAGGETELQTSVSPRIY is encoded by the coding sequence ATGGCGTTGGAAATTTTTAAAAAAATCAATAACGAAAAAGGCATCAGTCTTGTTGAACTTGTGGTGGCGGTGTCTGTTTTTTCAATGGTGATTACCGCAGCTTCGGGAATATTCATAAACGCGTTAAAAGCGCAAAAAACAATAGTCGCAAAACAAAACGTTGCGGATAATTTGCGTTATATAATGGAATTTATGGTTAAGGAAATGAGAATGGCGCAAACAGATACCGTAAATCCCGATTTGACGTTTAATGACGGCGCGGCAACTCCGGTAACAGTTAAGAATGGCCGTTTTACCAAAATTTCTTTTAAAAATATGTCTTCATCTTCAATAGTTTATGATTTTGACAGCGTGAACAGTAAAATCTTAAGAAATGATTTTGGCGGCACCGGAGGCGCTCAGGCGATCTCGTCCGACGAGGTTTTAATAACCGATTTAAAGTTTATGGTTAATAACTGGAATTTGACCACTGGTCCTGCCGCGGCCGCTCCTTTTATCACTATTTGGATCAAAGCAAAAGCTAAAAGCGGAGCTGGCGGGGAAACGGAGCTGCAAACCAGCGTGTCGCCGCGTATTTATTAA